TTATAGCTTCCTTACCCTCTATTCCATATAACGTTAACCACTCAAGAATATTATTATTGATATCAAAACCTAATTTTGAAATATTATTAATTATTACTCCCTTTTCAGGTCTTTCTTTTAGTAGAGCTTTATAAATTTCTGTAGACCATATTTCAATTTTTTCATCTAAGCCAACAAACGACATTATACCTAAGCCCATATCAGTATTTTTAGGTATTGTATCCGCCACAACACAAGGTACGCCTGCACATTGTGCTTCCAATGTCACAATACCGAACCCCTCAAATAAAGAAGGAAAGATAAAAACATCTAAAACATTCATAATTACCGGAACGTCTGTTCTCACCCCTAAAAATCTAATGTTTTCATAAATACCTAGTTCTTTTGCTTTCAATTCAATAGAAGTTTTTAACGGACCATCCCCTGCTAAAATAGCGATAAAATTCGTATCCCTCTTTAAAATCTCCTTTAAAACTTGTAAGATAAAAATATGATTCTTCGATTCCGAAAAACGGCCTATATGCCCAATTAATTTCGCAGTATCCGGTATACAAAGTTCTTTTCTTACACTAGAAATCTCCTCTATATCCACATCAATAAATTGTTTTATATCTATTCCATTTTTAATCAATTCCACCTTATTATTGTGAAGCATCTTTTCACCAAATAAAAAACGCGCCGCTTCAGCACTGCACGCACAATAGTCTGTTCCAGCATATTTAATAATAGATTGCAGTATCTTTAGGGTAACTCTTGCTGTGACTCCAGATCCTTGTGGCCAATTATTACTGTGAGAATGGCAAATTCGCTTTTTTATACCAGCCTTTTTTGCAGCCACAGCTACAAAACCACCTTGATAATCCGTATGTGCATGTACAGCTACATATTGACTATCAGACATTATTTTTGTAAGTTCTTTAATATATGCCAAAGGCCCTACTTGTCCTAGACTTGGTATTCTATATACT
This genomic interval from Bacillus cereus contains the following:
- a CDS encoding glycosyltransferase family 1 protein; the encoded protein is MLKTKKAKRILHIVSAMNRGGAETLIMNMYRKIDREQLQFDFVSHGSGKCDYDDEITALGGRVYRIPSLGQVGPLAYIKELTKIMSDSQYVAVHAHTDYQGGFVAVAAKKAGIKKRICHSHSNNWPQGSGVTARVTLKILQSIIKYAGTDYCACSAEAARFLFGEKMLHNNKVELIKNGIDIKQFIDVDIEEISSVRKELCIPDTAKLIGHIGRFSESKNHIFILQVLKEILKRDTNFIAILAGDGPLKTSIELKAKELGIYENIRFLGVRTDVPVIMNVLDVFIFPSLFEGFGIVTLEAQCAGVPCVVADTIPKNTDMGLGIMSFVGLDEKIEIWSTEIYKALLKERPEKGVIINNISKLGFDINNNILEWLTLYGIEGKEAIR